In one Saimiri boliviensis isolate mSaiBol1 chromosome 3, mSaiBol1.pri, whole genome shotgun sequence genomic region, the following are encoded:
- the AMTN gene encoding amelotin, which yields MKTTILLFCLLGSTQSLPQLKPALGLPPTKLAPDQATLLNQQQSNQVFPSLSLIPLTQVLTLGQDLQLLNPAAGMTPGAQTHPLTLGGLNVQQQLQPHMLPIFVTHLGAQGTILSSEELPLAPQIFTGLIIHSLFPGSILPTSQAGANPNVQDGRLPAGQAGVNPAIQGTPAGHFPTPSSTDDDFAMTTPAGIQRSTHAVEETTTESSNGKFS from the exons ATGAAGACTACCATTCTACTGTTTTGTCTTCTGGGATCAACTCAGTCATTACCA CAGCTCAAACCTGCTTTGGGACTCCCTCCCACAAAGCTGGCTCCGGATCAGGCAACACTACTAAACCAACAGCAGTCAAATCAG GTCTTCCCTTCTTTAAGTCTGATACCATTAACACAGGTGCTTACACTGGGGCAAGATCTGCAACTG TTAAATCCTGCTGCAGGAATGACACCTGGTGCCCAGACACACCCATTGACCCTGGGAGGGTTGAATGTACAACAGCAACTGCAACCACAT atGTTACCAATTTTTGTCACACACCTTGGAGCCCAG GGCACTATCCTAAGCTCAGAggaattg CCATTGGCCCCACAAATCTTCACAGGCCTTATCATCCATTCCTTGTTCCCGGGAAGCATTCTGCCCACCAGTCAGGCAGGGGCTAATCCAAATGTCCAGGATGGAAGGCTTCCAGCAGGACAAGCAGGTGTAAATCCTGCCATCCAGGGAACCCCAGCAGGCCACTTCCCAACTCCCAGTAGCACAGATGATGACTTTGCAATGACCACCCCTGCAGGCATCCAAAGGAGCACGCATGCTGTGGAGGAAACCACCACAGAATCATCAAATGGTAAATTCTCCTAG